A single region of the Leptodactylus fuscus isolate aLepFus1 chromosome 5, aLepFus1.hap2, whole genome shotgun sequence genome encodes:
- the LOC142202867 gene encoding olfactory receptor 1500-like — MLGNETFYGDFTLQTFSGPHSSSIVLILGIFLMYLLSVLGNLIIIVVVCLSSHLHTLMYFFLCNLSIQDLASVSNVLPKLLVIQVTGETQISFLECLTQMFAFAACAESEFFLLAFMAYDRYVAICIPLRYSIIMNKRVYVTLALLSWIVSFLNSSLYVILISHLTFCDTKLISHFFCDIKALIKISCSDITLVNKMMWIEEGIIGFLPFAMILTSYAFIISTIVKLKTSATRLKVFSSCSSHLTVVFLFCGTSLSLYLKPDSKDSSELDMSLSLLYVGVVPALNPLVYSLRNREVLKVLRISQIIN; from the coding sequence ATGCTTGGAAATGAAACATTTTATGGAGATTTTACATTGCAAACCTTCTCCGGACCTCATAGTTCTTCTATTGTTCTTATCCTGGGTATTTTCCTGATGTATCTCCTGTCTGTCCTGGGAAAccttattattatagtagttgtatgtTTGTCTTCCCACTTGCATACTCTGATGTACTTCTTCCTATGTAACTTGTCTATCCAGGATTTAGCTTCTGTCTCCAATGTCCTTCCAAAGCTCCTGGTCATTCAAGTCACTGGAGAAACCCAAATCTCCTTCCTAGAATGTCTCACACAGATGTTTGCATTTGCAGCTTGTGCAGAATCTGAGTTTTTCCTTTTGGCTTTTATGGCTTATGACCGATATGTCGCTATTTGTATCCCCTTGAGATATTCCATCATTATGAATAAGAGAGTCTACGTGACACTTGCCCTTCTCTCCTGGATAGTCAGTTTCTTGAACTCATCGCTTTATGTCATCTTAATATCTCATTTAACATTTTGTGATACGAAACTTATCAGCCATTTCTTTTGCGATATCAAAGCCTTGATAAAGATTTCCTGCAGTGATATCACACTTGTGAACAAAATGATGTGGATAGAGGAAGGTATCATTGGGTTTTTACCATTTGCCATGATTTTGACTTCCTATGCTTTTATCATTTCCACCATCGTGAAATTGAAGACATCGGCCACAAGACTGAAGGTCTTCTCCAGTTGTTCCTCTCACCTTACAGTTGTCTTCCTCTTCTGTGGGACTTCACTAAGTCTTTACCTGAAACCTGACTCTAAAGATTCCTCAGAACTGGACATGAGTCTTTCATTGTTATATGTTGGAGTAGTCCCAGCCTTAAACCCTCTAGTCTATAGCCTGAGGAACCGAGAAGTCTTAAAGGTTTTGAGAATTTCTCAAATTATTAATTAA